One Ahaetulla prasina isolate Xishuangbanna chromosome 1, ASM2864084v1, whole genome shotgun sequence DNA window includes the following coding sequences:
- the LOC131189342 gene encoding galectin-related protein A-like: MTENDKCTNVEKYVGEIKGGLRPAMKITIMGMIYPSPKSFSVTLLCDPKDDHTTRDIGLLLVVSFTEKSIVRNSQIAGKWGKEEKTIPYFPFTAEDSFKMELLCEHQQIRILLDGRQLCSFSHRVQPVQRMTVLQISGDLKLTKVA, translated from the exons GTAGAGAAGTATGTCGGTGAAATTAAGGGTGGACTGAGGCCAGCTATGAAAATCACTATCATGGGCATGATATATCCTAGTCCCAAAAG TTTTTCAGTGACTTTGCTTTGTGACCCCAAGGATGATCACACAACCAGGGATATTGGATTATTACTTGTAGTTAGCTTTACTGAGAAATCCATTGTCCGGAATTCGCAAATTGCTGGGAAATGGGGCAAGGAGGAAAAGACAATTCCCTACTTTCCATTTACAGCAGAGGACTCATTTAAg ATGGAACTTTTATGTGAACATCAGCAGATCCGAATCCTGCTTGACGGACGTCAGTTGTGTAGTTTCAGTCACCGCGTGCAGCCTGTGCAAAGGATGACTGTTTTGCAAATCTCAGGAGACCTCAAGCTTACCAAGGTGGCTTGA